In Silene latifolia isolate original U9 population chromosome X, ASM4854445v1, whole genome shotgun sequence, the following proteins share a genomic window:
- the LOC141622810 gene encoding protein transport protein SEC23 D-like gives MAVRATANRFPIDQDEQESAGIPWGVTLTPFSGRDENGNPPAIGIDGESLPRCENCWAYFNTYCELDQWAWTCSLCGTLNGLSSHCIAKYSHPPSCPEMSSSFVDLELPLEGSDGESMQARPVYVAAVDLSSSEEFIDLIKSALLAALEALPTGALFGLATFSLKLGLYDVQGPVPVVKNVFIPSESDGTIQMELEDAVPLFSFLAPVETCKDRIASAIETLKPMTTWERSAAAGQALDGVLLGGRGFGAAMEALFSYLGSEYGTTFALARVFAFLSGAPDYGAGQLDTRRYGEQYASKGEDADLALLPEQTSFYKDLAAVAVQAGVCVDIFAVTNEYTDLASLKFLSIESGGSLFFYQSTDDSTLPQDMYRMLSRPYAFNCVLRLRTSSEFRIGHSYGHFFPDPQYENVQHIICCDSYATYAYDFEFAKVEGFSRHASEPPMLQIAFQYSVVVPPEELSSSGLSPASRPKFSIKRRLRIRTLQYGTARNINELYDTVDSEVVLSILVHKVITASLEQGVREGRLLLHDWLVILTAQYNNALKIIQYGTANSGAGQQIDVAFAQCPQLQPLPRLIFALLRSPLLRLHEEGVHPDYRIFMQCLFSALEPSSLHRAVYPVLTSYTTPEKQAYPRHSLSRAALITSGSPIFLLDAFTTLIVFYSTADPSLPFPPPHDCLLRTTINKLKQERCLTPKLLFIREGQDDTSAFENYLIEEQDVEGSGFTSVMGFVSFLEDINRSVWDYINELEQDKR, from the exons CATGGGGAGTAACACTGACGCCATTTTCCGGCAGAGATGAGAACGGAAATCCGCCAGCTATTGGAATCGATGGCGAATCATTACCGCGTTGCGAAAATTGTTGGGCGTACTTCAATACTTACTGTGAATTGGATCAATGGGCGTGGACTTGTTCTCTTTGTGGGACCCTTAACGGTCTTTCGAGTCATTGTATTGCAAAGTATTCTCATCCTCCGTCTTGCCCTGAGATGTCGTCGTCTTTCGTCGATCTCGAACTTCCTT TGGAAGGAAGTGATGGAGAATCAATGCAGGCTCGTCCCGTCTATGTTGCAGCTGTGGATTTGTCGT CTTCTGAAGAGTTTATAGATCTTATCAAGAGTGCATTATTGGCAGCTTTGGAAG CACTTCCAACAGGAGCACTATTTGGGCTTGCTACTTTTAGCCTTAAATTAGGGCTGTATGATGTGCAAGGGCCTGTTCCAGTCGTAAAGAATGTTTTTATACCTTCTGAATCAGATGGGACCATTCAAATGGAGCTTGAAGATGCTGTACCTTTGTTTTCATTCTTGGCACCA GTGGAGACATGTAAAGATCGAATTGCATCTGCCATTGAAACTCTTAAACCAATGACCACATGGGAGAGATCGGCAGCTGCTGGTCAAGCATTAGATGGTGTATTACTTGGCGGGCGAGGTTTTGGCGCGGCAATGGAAGCTCTTTTTAGTTATCTTGGATCAGAATATGGAACCACTTTTGCATTAG CGAGGGTATTTGCTTTCTTATCTGGTGCTCCTGATTATGGAGCTGGGCAACTTGATACAAGAAGGTACGGTGAGCAATATGCCAGTAAAGGAGAGGATGCAGACCTTGCTCTACTTCCTGAGCAGACCTCATTCTACAAGGATCTG GCTGCTGTCGCCGTTCAAGCAGGTGTTTGTGTGGACATTTTTGCTGTTACAAATGAGTACACAGATTTGGCATCCCTGAAGTTTCTTAGCATTGAAAGTGGGGGTTCCTTGTTCTTTTATCAAAGCACTGATGATTCTACACTTCCTCAGGACAT GTATCGCATGTTGAGTCGCCCATATGCCTTTAATTGTGTATTACGATTGAGAACATCTTCCGAATTCAGAATTGGTCACTCT TATGGTCACTTTTTCCCTGATCCTCAATATGAGAATGTTCAGCACATCATATGTTGTGACTCTTATGCGACCTATGCCTACGATTTTGAATTTGCCAAAGTTGAAGGATTTTCCAG GCATGCTTCAGAACCTCCTATGCTGCAAATAGCTTTCCAGTACAGTGTGGTGGTACCACCCGAGGAGCTGTCAAGTTCAGGATTGAGCCCTGCAAGTAG ACCCAAATTTTCAATTAAACGGAGGCTGAGAATAAGGACCTTGCAGTATGGAACTGCTCGTAACATTAACGAGCTTTATGACACCGTTGATTCTGAAGTGGTTCTTTCAATTCTGGTCCACAAG GTCATTACAGCTTCTTTGGAGCAAGGAGTTCGAGAGGGGAGGTTGCTACTACATGACTGGCTAGTTATTCTTACAGCTCAGTACAATAATGCCCTTAAAATTATTCAGTATGGGACTGCAAATTCTGGCGCTGGGCAACAAATTGATGTTGCATTTGCCCAATGCCCCCAATTACAACCTCTACCTCGGCTGATATTTGCCCTCCTTAGAAGCCCCCTTCTTCGTCTGCATGAGGAGGGAGTTCATCCAGATTACCGTATATTCATGCAATGTCTCTTCAG TGCGTTGGAGCCGAGTTCTCTTCATCGAGCTGTATACCCTGTATTGACATCGTATACAACTCCCGAGAAACAAGCATATCCTCGCCATTCTCTAAGTCGTGCTGCTCTGATCACTAGTGGCAGTCCGATATTTCTCTTGGATGCATTTACTACTCTTATAGTGTTTTACTCAACAGCTGACCCTTCACTGCCCTTCCCGCCTCCCCATGATT GCTTATTAAGGACAACTATTAACAAATTGAAACAAGAAAGATGTCTCACCCCGAAACTCTTGTTCATACGAGAAGGGCAGGATGACACCTCAGCATTTGAGAACTATCTCATCGAGGAACAGGATGTCGAGGGTAGTGGCTTCACTAGTGTCATGGGATTTGTTTCATTTTTAGAGGATATAAATCGTAGCGTTTGGGACTATATAAACGAGTTGGAACAAGATAAGCGGTAG
- the LOC141622814 gene encoding uncharacterized protein At2g27730, mitochondrial-like yields the protein MAGRVALRSITRRFSSSGKILSEEEKAAENVYIKKMEREKLEKVARQGLKTEATAAPGSGSGVPPVSDAAKASGAEASSSKVSSDKYRNYTIVAGALTVLGAAGWYLKSGSKKTEEVHE from the exons ATGGCTGGAAGAGTTGCTCTGAGAAGCATTACTCGTAGGTTTTCTAGCAGTGGCAAGATTCTGAGCGAGGAGGAAAAGGCTGCAGAAAATGTCTACATTAAG AAAATGGAGAGAGAGAAGTTGGAAAAGGTTGCACGTCAG GGTCTGAAAACAGAAGCAACTGCGGCACCAGGCAGTGGATCAGGGGTTCCCCCAGTGAGTGACGCTGCTAAGGCAAGTGGCGCAGAAGCATCCTCAAGCAAAGTGTCATCTGACAAGTATCGGAACTACACTATTGTGGCTGGTGCTCTAACTGTTCTGGGTGCTGCGGGTTGGTACCTGAAATCTGGCTCGAAGAAGACTGAAGAAGTCCATGAGTGA